A region of the Cryptomeria japonica unplaced genomic scaffold, Sugi_1.0 HiC_scaffold_2479, whole genome shotgun sequence genome:
GAGCGCTGGTCTTCTAATATCCGACCATTTGAAATTGAGGTAACCACTGATCAATCCTTTGAGAACTATTTAAAATGCATCGAGATGATGTATTCTTCTACTTCTTCTCTCCGTTTTTCCAATGTGGATGAATGCCTGGCAATTCTATCTGTTGCTTCGGAATTGTTAGTGGATAAACTTATGCAACAATGCATGAGATATCTGGAAGCTGTTCGTTGGAACTCTGAGGAAGAGTCCAAAATTAGAAATCTATTGTCCTCTCTGAGTTTGAGCGTCCTGCCCGATCTGAATGCACGGCTTAATAAACAGAACAATAACTATTTAGAATTTGTCAGAGAGAATATCAAAGCAATGTTATATTTTCTTTCCAGTTGTGACTGTGCCGACAAGAAACAACCAATTATTCGAGGAGCGGTGGGCAAATTTATGGTAGAAAATTTGCAGGAAGATGAATCTTCAGGGATCGCAGAAATGTGCAGGCATATCATTTTAGAGGAATTTAAAGCTAACATTGAAATTGCTGTGACATCAAATACTGAAAAAAATGCGGCAGATGAGGAGCATTCTTATTTTGCCCTGCTGTGGCCCTTTACTCTAATTGAGCGCTGTGACGGGACGACAATGGAAGGCGCACTGAAGATATTATGTGAAGAAATGAAACTTGCCCACATAATAATGCAACCGCAAAAGCATTATACTGCAAGCAGGTACACGAAAGTCATGCTGCCAATTCTGCTGGGATGTCTGGACGCTCTGGCAAACGGGAAGATAATTGCTGAACGAAAACTTCGTGTTGGTTTCCTTACAATATGGTTACCAGTAATGGCACGATTGCTTTGTCCAAATCTGTATTTCAACCACATCAGTGATAATGATGTTTTGAAGACCCAGCTTTGCAGAGGAGTGAGCAATGTGGTGGAAACCCTCCCTTTCGCTGATTGGAGAGGCATTTACAATATTTGGATAGATTGCTGCGCCAAATATTCTATTGACTTAAGGATACCATTTGCTTCTGGGTGCAAGGTACTGCATGAACATAAGTGAAAGGATTTTTGTTTTATAAAACATTTCGATAATAGATTATCATATCAGAAATGCAATTATTTTTGTCAATCAAGAACATTTATAATTGAAGTTTTGTGCGGACCGTAAATTGTGAAGGTTCTTGTGGTATTCTTGTTTGCATCTATAAGTATTAAACAATAAACTGGCAATTGTATGctgatatttttcatatatattatTTAGAAAAGAACTTATATTAGAACTTGTTTTCAAATAGTTGTTTACCATATTAGTCCAAATAATCCATAAGTTGTTTATTTCATGATTTAGAAAGATACATAGCTTGTGCATCAATGATGTGACATCAAATTATCACTCCAAATATCAGATTTTTCCCCTAAAATGAGTATTTAAAATTATGACAAACTTAAACTATTGTTAGTAGTAGCCGTATCTCTGAAATCATTTAAACAGAGAAAATGAGATACTTATCTTTCCTTCACAATGCTGACCTTTTAGGCAATGCTATTCTCTCTTCACAAATTCTGCTGTTCAAATCCAAAGCTCTCTTTGCTAACATTGCTATATCTTCTTCATCACGTTTGCTACTATACTGGTAAATCAAAGCAGTAAAATCTATTTCTGATTGCCAAATGTTGATTTATAAACAGAGAATATTACTAGTACACTTCCCCTTATTTTCAATCACACATGCTTCAGTATTTATCATTTCTAAATATAACTAAAGTCTTTAGTGTGTTGTTTCATTTTTATAATTTTCCCTCATTATAATCATCTTGGTTTTTTACAAAGTGGTTTCTAATTAATCACAAACTCTTCTCACAAATGATTTCTAGCTGACCATTAACTCTGCTTTCAAGTGGTTTTTGTTGACCATGAACTTCACATACTAGTGGTTTTTGCTGACTACGAAACGTACTCAAGTGGTTTTGGCTAGACACAAATCTCACATACAAGTGGTTTCAGATGACTACAAACTTCACAAATGGTTCTGGATAAATATGAACCTCTTATGATGGAGAAACTAACTTATAATGCACACACTTTCAAATCATCACTGTGGGCTTCTTCTTTT
Encoded here:
- the LOC131873580 gene encoding BTB/POZ domain-containing protein At1g63850-like — protein: IPSTKIKSGTDSTANEQIDLRPQFGATNSADVRLRIFGPNREEYDGNPLRLHSQTLQTSDFFKALLSERWSSNIRPFEIEVTTDQSFENYLKCIEMMYSSTSSLRFSNVDECLAILSVASELLVDKLMQQCMRYLEAVRWNSEEESKIRNLLSSLSLSVLPDLNARLNKQNNNYLEFVRENIKAMLYFLSSCDCADKKQPIIRGAVGKFMVENLQEDESSGIAEMCRHIILEEFKANIEIAVTSNTEKNAADEEHSYFALLWPFTLIERCDGTTMEGALKILCEEMKLAHIIMQPQKHYTASRYTKVMLPILLGCLDALANGKIIAERKLRVGFLTIWLPVMARLLCPNLYFNHISDNDVLKTQLCRGVSNVVETLPFADWRGIYNIWIDCCAKYSIDLRIPFASGCKVSPPYSFNNNPVAASWTAALFDLSDQHFNSPLFHTSANPDIL